The proteins below are encoded in one region of Geomonas ferrireducens:
- a CDS encoding type IV pilus modification PilV family protein: MTATRKTSPSNSGGFTLVEMLMAMLVMTVGLLGLLQCVVVAYQHGTKTRLRTEAVLVAEKWMHEWTRQPFGNISTGIDLSDVENKQVDGVPWSYKVTRKAEPAGSTTTTLKLTVRVLWSSKGETASHEIYTLRTRRAGE; this comes from the coding sequence ATGACTGCGACTCGGAAAACATCACCATCAAATAGTGGCGGCTTCACGCTTGTGGAGATGCTCATGGCCATGCTCGTGATGACTGTTGGGCTTCTGGGGCTTCTTCAGTGCGTGGTTGTCGCCTATCAGCACGGGACGAAGACACGCTTGCGTACCGAGGCGGTCCTGGTGGCGGAAAAATGGATGCATGAGTGGACCAGGCAACCCTTTGGCAACATAAGCACCGGCATCGATCTATCGGACGTCGAGAATAAGCAGGTGGACGGTGTTCCCTGGAGCTATAAAGTAACGCGAAAAGCGGAGCCGGCGGGGAGCACCACCACGACCTTGAAGCTGACCGTGCGGGTGCTCTGGAGTTCAAAGGGGGAGACGGCAAGCCACGAGATCTACACGCTGAGGACGAGGAGAGCGGGGGAATGA
- a CDS encoding PilW family protein gives MRPKDKGQGYTLVEMLVAMLIFSVVMTLISASFARTVKNSSQLSKNTETDIAGLIGLEVMRSDLELAGFGLPWSVSTDIHYDEALKDWHFVTACTDGCPGAKASLYNDNPPSAYRVGDNVGFNGSDYLVLKGTPLGNSPVCRSWCYVNYSGFTRPSRVTPELDQRDEPRVVVLKNEVFSGKVSRTLVHQDSKFTVSSGATLDHAFSPTQKTDTYLAYGVAETELRFPFNRSDYYIERGTDRISSFCNEGTGILYKAGFNHQAKPTIYPLLDCVADMQVVLYLDSNNDGVVDYHPTAEDTLTPKDLREGLKQVRVYVLAQQGKRDTTFVYPAETIVVGDPNLPDEPGHVWSAPALAARFGANWRNYHWKVYTIVVQPKNL, from the coding sequence ATGAGACCCAAGGATAAAGGGCAGGGATACACACTGGTAGAGATGCTTGTAGCCATGTTGATCTTCTCCGTGGTGATGACGCTCATCAGTGCCTCCTTCGCAAGGACGGTGAAAAACTCGAGCCAGCTCAGCAAAAACACAGAGACCGACATCGCCGGTCTCATCGGACTCGAAGTGATGCGAAGCGATCTTGAGCTGGCCGGGTTCGGTCTTCCTTGGAGCGTTTCAACAGACATCCACTACGATGAAGCCCTGAAGGACTGGCACTTCGTCACCGCCTGTACCGACGGATGCCCCGGCGCGAAAGCGAGCCTTTACAACGACAATCCTCCCTCTGCCTATCGGGTTGGAGACAACGTCGGCTTCAATGGCTCCGATTACCTCGTGCTCAAGGGTACCCCGCTGGGCAACAGTCCGGTCTGCCGCAGCTGGTGCTACGTCAACTACAGCGGCTTCACCAGACCGTCGCGTGTCACTCCGGAACTCGACCAGAGGGACGAGCCACGGGTTGTCGTTCTTAAAAACGAGGTTTTCTCGGGGAAGGTAAGCCGCACTCTGGTGCACCAGGATAGCAAATTCACGGTCTCCTCCGGCGCCACCCTTGATCACGCATTCAGTCCCACCCAGAAGACCGACACCTACCTGGCCTACGGCGTCGCCGAGACGGAGCTAAGGTTTCCCTTCAACCGCTCCGATTACTACATAGAACGGGGCACGGACAGGATTTCATCCTTCTGCAACGAGGGGACCGGCATCCTCTACAAGGCGGGGTTCAATCACCAGGCCAAGCCGACAATTTATCCGCTTCTTGACTGCGTCGCAGACATGCAGGTCGTGCTCTACCTTGATAGCAACAACGACGGGGTGGTCGACTACCATCCGACGGCTGAAGACACGTTAACGCCAAAGGACCTGCGTGAGGGGCTGAAACAGGTCAGGGTTTATGTGCTGGCGCAACAAGGGAAGCGGGATACCACCTTTGTCTACCCGGCCGAAACCATCGTCGTCGGGGACCCGAACCTGCCTGACGAGCCGGGGCACGTCTGGAGCGCTCCGGCGCTCGCCGCGAGGTTCGGCGCCAACTGGCGCAATTACCACTGGAAGGTCTACACCATCGTAGTGCAGCCGAAAAACCTGTAG
- a CDS encoding pilus assembly protein PilX yields the protein MCSLHSQKGAALVTALMLTALSLVIAVALLTMITAGTQISASQKRYHSSLSAARGAVDLFTQELMPRLFQPETAVDDLEREFSGIGLHVNLDPCLRQKLTLSPGSWSACSAAQASSDPVAAPDVSFRLAGLPAAGGFTVTTKIVDTVPGNTDRSGYDLLDGGGAVAAQDDVVRPQHVPAMYHLAVQGIRDGQERERARLSVLYAY from the coding sequence ATGTGCAGCCTTCATTCGCAAAAAGGGGCGGCTTTGGTGACGGCGCTTATGCTGACCGCGCTGTCGCTGGTGATCGCCGTCGCACTTCTCACCATGATCACGGCGGGGACGCAGATTTCCGCAAGCCAGAAGCGTTATCACAGTTCCCTCTCCGCGGCGCGAGGCGCCGTCGATCTCTTCACCCAGGAGCTGATGCCCAGACTGTTCCAGCCGGAAACTGCTGTCGATGACCTTGAGCGCGAGTTCTCCGGGATCGGGCTGCATGTGAACCTTGATCCCTGCCTCAGACAGAAGCTCACGTTGTCTCCCGGCTCCTGGTCCGCCTGCAGTGCGGCCCAGGCCTCAAGTGACCCGGTTGCGGCTCCGGATGTCTCTTTCCGGCTCGCCGGTCTCCCTGCCGCAGGAGGGTTCACCGTAACAACTAAGATCGTAGACACAGTTCCCGGCAACACGGACCGAAGCGGTTATGACCTCCTTGATGGGGGGGGCGCTGTAGCTGCCCAGGACGATGTGGTACGCCCCCAGCACGTTCCGGCCATGTACCACCTGGCCGTGCAGGGGATCCGGGATGGGCAGGAGCGTGAGAGGGCACGGCTATCAGTGCTGTACGCTTATTGA
- a CDS encoding helix-turn-helix transcriptional regulator: MIMNSVKKLREERLMSKAELARLAGVSPITIDRIERGEDCRMETKRKILLALGFSLSDKNKVFQD, translated from the coding sequence ATGATCATGAACAGCGTGAAGAAATTACGGGAAGAGCGCCTGATGAGCAAGGCCGAGCTGGCGCGCCTGGCCGGGGTGTCACCGATAACCATCGACCGGATCGAACGGGGTGAGGATTGCAGGATGGAGACCAAGCGCAAGATCCTGCTTGCTCTTGGGTTTTCCCTCTCCGACAAGAACAAGGTATTCCAGGACTAG
- the pilM gene encoding type IV pilus biogenesis protein PilM encodes MLFSKKKDIVGVDVGSSAVKLVQLRPSKGGYQLVKIGILPLPAEAIVDNTLMDSSSIVETVRQLLTTLGVKAKEAACSISGNSVIIRKISLPVMPVEELEDQIHWEAEQYIPFDINDVNVDFQILFPDEQDSSKMNVLLVASKKDIINDYLSVFAEAGLKLVVVDVDSFAVQNSYELNYTADPEQVVALVNIGASIFNLNIVRDGISLFTRDVQMGGNLYTEEIQKQFGVSSSEAEEMKLGAAEAADPRLKEVLQRVNDTIALEMRRSLDFYNSTAGEERITKVFLSGGGAKTLQLVEAVQQRLSLPVELMNPLVKIAVNEKEFDPRYLEEIAPLMSVAVGLATRRAGDK; translated from the coding sequence ATGCTTTTCTCCAAGAAGAAGGACATAGTAGGGGTCGACGTAGGATCCAGTGCGGTGAAGCTGGTGCAACTGCGCCCGTCAAAGGGTGGGTACCAACTTGTAAAGATCGGGATCCTGCCGCTTCCTGCTGAGGCGATCGTCGACAACACCCTCATGGACAGCTCCTCAATAGTCGAGACAGTCCGCCAGCTTCTCACCACCCTCGGGGTGAAGGCCAAGGAGGCCGCCTGTTCCATTTCCGGCAACTCGGTCATCATCAGGAAAATATCACTCCCGGTGATGCCGGTTGAGGAACTCGAGGATCAGATCCACTGGGAAGCCGAGCAGTACATCCCCTTCGACATCAACGACGTGAACGTCGATTTCCAGATACTCTTCCCGGACGAGCAGGACTCCTCCAAGATGAACGTCCTGTTGGTCGCCAGCAAGAAAGATATCATCAACGACTACCTATCGGTGTTTGCCGAGGCCGGACTTAAATTGGTCGTGGTCGATGTGGACTCCTTTGCCGTGCAGAACTCCTACGAGCTCAACTACACCGCAGATCCGGAACAGGTGGTGGCGCTGGTCAACATCGGGGCCAGCATCTTCAACCTGAACATCGTACGGGACGGCATCTCTCTTTTCACTCGCGACGTGCAGATGGGGGGGAACCTCTACACCGAGGAGATCCAGAAGCAGTTCGGCGTCAGCAGCAGCGAGGCGGAGGAGATGAAACTCGGTGCGGCCGAAGCTGCGGATCCCCGCCTGAAGGAGGTGCTGCAGCGGGTGAACGACACAATCGCGCTTGAGATGCGCCGCTCCTTGGACTTCTACAACTCCACCGCCGGCGAGGAGCGCATCACCAAGGTGTTCCTCTCTGGGGGAGGGGCGAAGACACTGCAACTTGTGGAAGCGGTGCAACAGCGCCTCTCGCTCCCGGTCGAGCTCATGAACCCCTTGGTCAAGATTGCGGTGAACGAGAAGGAGTTTGATCCGAGGTACCTTGAGGAGATCGCTCCGCTCATGTCGGTCGCGGTGGGCCTCGCGACTAGGAGGGCCGGAGACAAATGA
- a CDS encoding PilN domain-containing protein has protein sequence MIKINLLPVRASKKKETMRQQVVVLVVALVGLLAVGVGAWIYLRSQITSLNNEIASSESELAALKTKIGAIDNLKKLQADVKKKLDVLNRLRRDKSGPASRLSALSESVPEKVWLTKYTENGDKVSVSGGALSEDLIAVFMKSLQASGAFKNVELAVSEQAEISGVKYKRFDLNFQIADQKP, from the coding sequence ATGATAAAGATAAACCTCCTTCCCGTACGGGCGTCAAAAAAGAAAGAGACCATGCGGCAGCAGGTCGTTGTCCTGGTGGTCGCGCTGGTTGGGCTTTTAGCCGTGGGGGTGGGCGCCTGGATCTACCTGCGCAGCCAGATAACCAGCCTCAACAACGAGATCGCCAGCTCAGAAAGTGAACTTGCCGCGCTGAAGACCAAGATCGGAGCGATCGACAACCTGAAGAAGCTGCAGGCCGACGTGAAGAAGAAGCTGGACGTGCTGAACCGGCTGCGTCGCGACAAGAGCGGGCCGGCGTCGCGGCTGTCCGCGCTTTCCGAGTCGGTGCCCGAAAAAGTGTGGCTCACCAAGTACACCGAGAACGGCGACAAGGTGTCGGTAAGCGGAGGCGCTCTAAGCGAGGATCTCATCGCGGTTTTCATGAAGAGCCTGCAGGCCTCCGGCGCCTTCAAGAACGTGGAGCTGGCCGTCTCGGAACAGGCCGAAATCTCGGGAGTCAAGTACAAACGCTTCGATCTGAACTTCCAGATAGCGGATCAGAAGCCGTAG
- a CDS encoding type IV pilus inner membrane component PilO, protein MDPQIEKLLKLPTKEKVALLILLMLLEGAAMYYGLHRPRLQELEGLKKRHEDLQKQVTENRRIANNLPRFKAEYEQLKRDLDNALTELPNQKEIPSLLTNISNVGKSSGLDFLLFRPKPEVPKDFYAEVPVDIAVSGTFYNVADFFVAVSKLPRIVNITNVSFQDVPQTGKTSLKVNCLATTFRFLDPKEAQNTNAKANQNKPK, encoded by the coding sequence ATGGATCCACAGATAGAGAAGTTGCTGAAGCTCCCGACCAAGGAGAAGGTCGCACTTTTGATTCTGCTCATGCTACTGGAGGGGGCGGCCATGTATTACGGGCTGCACCGTCCCCGTCTTCAGGAGCTGGAGGGGCTGAAGAAAAGACACGAGGATCTGCAGAAGCAGGTGACGGAGAACCGGCGCATCGCCAACAACCTCCCTCGCTTCAAGGCGGAATACGAGCAGCTAAAGCGCGACCTGGACAACGCCCTCACCGAGCTGCCGAACCAAAAAGAGATCCCGTCGCTTTTGACCAACATCTCCAACGTGGGTAAAAGCTCAGGCCTCGACTTCCTTCTCTTCAGGCCCAAGCCGGAAGTCCCCAAAGACTTCTACGCCGAGGTGCCGGTCGACATAGCTGTCTCCGGGACCTTCTACAATGTGGCGGATTTCTTCGTCGCGGTCAGCAAGCTGCCGCGCATCGTGAATATCACGAATGTGAGCTTCCAGGACGTTCCGCAAACCGGCAAGACAAGCCTTAAGGTGAACTGCCTGGCCACTACTTTCCGTTTCCTGGACCCCAAAGAGGCGCAGAATACAAATGCGAAAGCCAACCAAAATAAACCGAAATAG
- a CDS encoding pilus assembly protein PilP has translation MLLLALALVSGCKNEEAPAPAPAPKPVQPAQPAPAPKPAPPVQQQLSSVAKSPGALSFKKDPFKPVIVPATPAPASSAAGPSVSPAADLLPIQSFEVSKFKVAGIIAGIRENRALLIDPNGKGYVVQVGMQVGNANGRVTKITPSTVQVVEKGTGRGKGRTIVLTLAKKR, from the coding sequence GTGCTGCTGCTTGCGCTGGCGCTTGTGTCCGGCTGCAAGAATGAAGAAGCTCCGGCGCCAGCTCCCGCACCGAAGCCGGTGCAACCGGCGCAACCGGCGCCCGCTCCCAAGCCTGCGCCGCCGGTGCAGCAGCAGCTGTCGTCTGTCGCCAAGAGCCCCGGGGCGCTGAGCTTTAAGAAAGATCCCTTCAAGCCGGTAATCGTACCGGCCACCCCTGCGCCTGCTTCTTCAGCCGCGGGCCCAAGCGTATCCCCTGCCGCCGACCTCCTTCCTATTCAGAGCTTCGAGGTGAGCAAGTTCAAGGTAGCCGGCATCATAGCCGGCATCAGGGAGAACAGGGCGCTTTTGATCGATCCCAACGGCAAGGGATATGTCGTGCAGGTTGGGATGCAGGTAGGAAACGCAAACGGCCGCGTCACCAAGATCACCCCCTCTACGGTTCAAGTTGTAGAGAAGGGTACGGGTCGCGGCAAGGGTAGAACCATCGTGCTTACGCTGGCCAAGAAAAGGTAA
- the pilQ gene encoding type IV pilus secretin family protein has protein sequence MTMYQSRILFHAMALIVLLTVSAGCVKRMTAANEPAQAGATAFATLRSVTVSPDGSSVELVSDKPLTYTSYKSGEPSKIIVDISQTEPGSVSSPIEVNRGSVKRVDVERQPVGRSVLTRVSVVLTHDVDFFVATDPADKSRLMITLPREAEAKPEQPEVKEAPIAEPRIEEKTLVADAAAATPPVQKSDASATAAPAAEKPAAKATAADAGNGQKLNAIMTVADGVELSVQGGVQTFNSFKLTKPDRIVLDLFKVKNALVQNVVPIGAFGVANARVGSTPDKVRVVLDAAGEGLPAFEVVKTDLGVKIKLKAKGPVQAEAAAPAPAPVAAPAAPAEPAAPAAAPAPKPAAPAPATRMKTDVPPPRNVKGSLESVEFRVVDGVSRITMKLYGTCEPGEPVRSAQGLTLTINDCQVPKKLQRAMDTSKFGTPVLSVTPYQVKGKKGYLTRISVKLHGNLEYSTSRRGNVLTWDIVNPGPAVPAKLPAAPALVHGGNDAAAELAAPPAPAHIEEPMTDISASADKRPAKKVYKGRRVTLEFSDADIRKIFQLIAEVSNLNFLIGDDVTGTISIKLVNVPWDQALDVILDTKGLAMVQQGNIVQIKPRNKMQNQADEEAAAKKAAERMMELKTAVFEVNYASVADVASQFAMLKSERGIITKDERTSRVIVRDVQPALDEMRALLKNLDAPEKQVMIEARIVEATSTFTRDLGVQWGLTYRDAAATVANINSVETTFGGVVSTTGPGTTGSGGLGLGMSFGKLTSNVQLDMRLAAAATVGQVKIISTPKVVTLNNKAAKISQGQSIPYQTTSAEGTKTEFVEAALTLEVTPHITADGSVSMKIKASNNSPGTGSPPPINKKEATTELVVSNGDTTVIGGIYVDSDTEADTGVPFLADIPLLGWLFKSNAKQKTKTELLIFITPKIVI, from the coding sequence ATGACCATGTACCAGAGCAGAATTCTTTTTCATGCCATGGCCTTAATCGTCCTGCTGACGGTTTCCGCCGGCTGCGTCAAGAGGATGACCGCCGCGAACGAGCCTGCTCAGGCAGGGGCCACCGCTTTTGCCACGTTACGCTCCGTGACGGTCTCCCCTGACGGTTCCAGTGTCGAGCTGGTGAGCGACAAGCCACTCACCTACACCTCATACAAAAGCGGTGAGCCGTCAAAGATCATCGTCGATATCTCTCAGACCGAACCGGGGAGCGTTTCCTCGCCGATCGAGGTGAACCGCGGCAGTGTAAAGCGGGTCGACGTAGAACGCCAGCCCGTGGGAAGGAGCGTGCTGACCCGCGTGTCGGTGGTGCTCACCCACGATGTCGACTTCTTCGTGGCCACCGATCCCGCCGACAAGAGCAGGCTCATGATCACACTGCCGCGCGAGGCTGAGGCCAAGCCCGAGCAGCCTGAGGTCAAGGAGGCTCCCATCGCGGAGCCGCGCATAGAAGAGAAAACGCTCGTAGCGGACGCCGCAGCAGCGACCCCGCCTGTGCAGAAAAGCGACGCGTCGGCCACCGCCGCACCGGCCGCCGAGAAACCGGCAGCCAAGGCCACCGCAGCCGATGCTGGCAACGGGCAGAAACTGAACGCCATCATGACCGTCGCCGACGGTGTCGAGCTCTCCGTCCAGGGTGGGGTGCAGACCTTCAACTCATTCAAACTCACCAAGCCGGACCGCATCGTTCTCGACCTGTTCAAGGTCAAAAATGCCCTCGTGCAGAACGTAGTGCCCATAGGCGCCTTCGGTGTCGCCAACGCCCGCGTAGGCTCCACCCCGGACAAGGTCCGCGTCGTCCTCGACGCTGCAGGGGAAGGGCTGCCCGCTTTCGAGGTGGTCAAGACCGATCTCGGCGTGAAGATCAAGCTGAAAGCAAAGGGACCTGTACAGGCCGAGGCTGCGGCACCGGCCCCTGCACCGGTAGCCGCACCGGCTGCTCCAGCCGAGCCGGCGGCTCCAGCCGCCGCACCCGCACCGAAACCGGCGGCTCCCGCTCCCGCTACCAGGATGAAGACGGATGTCCCGCCCCCCAGGAACGTGAAAGGGTCGCTCGAGTCTGTCGAGTTCAGGGTTGTGGACGGGGTGTCCCGCATTACCATGAAACTGTACGGTACCTGCGAACCGGGTGAGCCCGTTCGCTCCGCACAGGGACTTACCCTCACCATCAACGACTGCCAAGTACCGAAAAAACTGCAGCGCGCCATGGACACCTCCAAGTTCGGCACCCCGGTCCTCTCCGTTACCCCGTACCAGGTAAAAGGGAAGAAGGGGTACCTCACCAGGATCTCGGTGAAGCTGCACGGCAACCTCGAATACAGCACGAGCCGCAGGGGGAATGTCCTCACCTGGGACATTGTAAACCCCGGCCCCGCAGTCCCGGCGAAGCTTCCCGCGGCACCCGCGCTGGTACACGGCGGCAATGACGCCGCTGCCGAACTCGCCGCGCCCCCCGCACCAGCACACATCGAGGAGCCGATGACCGACATCTCCGCCTCGGCCGATAAGCGACCCGCGAAGAAGGTTTACAAAGGGAGAAGGGTGACCCTCGAGTTCTCCGACGCCGACATTAGGAAGATCTTCCAGCTCATCGCCGAGGTGAGCAACCTGAACTTCCTGATCGGCGACGATGTCACCGGCACCATCAGCATCAAACTTGTCAACGTCCCCTGGGACCAGGCGCTCGACGTCATCCTCGACACCAAAGGGCTCGCCATGGTGCAACAGGGAAACATCGTGCAGATCAAGCCGCGCAACAAGATGCAGAACCAGGCCGACGAGGAAGCCGCCGCGAAAAAAGCCGCCGAGCGCATGATGGAGCTTAAGACCGCGGTGTTCGAGGTGAACTACGCCTCGGTCGCCGACGTCGCCTCGCAATTCGCTATGCTTAAAAGCGAGCGCGGCATCATCACCAAGGACGAGCGTACGAGCCGCGTCATCGTGAGGGACGTCCAGCCCGCCCTGGACGAGATGCGCGCCCTTCTGAAAAATCTCGACGCACCCGAGAAGCAGGTGATGATCGAGGCACGGATCGTCGAGGCCACCTCTACCTTCACCCGCGACCTCGGCGTGCAGTGGGGACTCACCTACCGTGACGCCGCCGCCACGGTGGCAAACATCAACTCCGTCGAGACGACCTTCGGCGGAGTCGTTTCCACCACGGGCCCCGGGACGACCGGCTCCGGCGGTCTCGGTCTCGGCATGTCGTTCGGCAAACTGACCAGCAACGTGCAGCTCGACATGAGGCTTGCGGCGGCCGCCACCGTGGGGCAGGTGAAGATCATCTCCACTCCGAAGGTGGTGACGCTGAACAACAAGGCGGCCAAGATCTCGCAGGGGCAGTCGATCCCTTACCAGACCACCTCGGCGGAAGGGACCAAGACGGAGTTCGTCGAGGCGGCCCTCACCCTGGAGGTCACGCCGCACATCACCGCCGACGGCTCGGTCAGCATGAAGATCAAGGCGAGCAACAACTCCCCCGGCACCGGTTCCCCGCCGCCGATCAACAAAAAGGAAGCCACCACCGAGCTCGTCGTCTCCAACGGCGACACCACCGTCATCGGTGGCATCTACGTCGACAGCGACACCGAGGCGGACACTGGCGTGCCGTTCCTAGCCGACATCCCGCTTCTCGGGTGGCTTTTCAAGTCGAACGCGAAGCAAAAGACCAAGACAGAACTGCTCATCTTCATAACGCCGAAGATTGTTATTTAA